In Juglans regia cultivar Chandler chromosome 5, Walnut 2.0, whole genome shotgun sequence, the following are encoded in one genomic region:
- the LOC109002643 gene encoding uncharacterized protein LOC109002643, translating into MTVLKRYVLRLFISIKYITANVVDRNNGRIVVTASTVEHDIKGSLECGRSCNAKAAAVVGEVLAMRLRVEGLEEGQGRGIHVDVNKEVEKKGFKNRTKIWAIVNALKSNGIKLILDDKDDNTRSNY; encoded by the coding sequence ATGACGGTTTTAAAGCGGTATGTGCTCCGATTGTTCATATCAATAAAGTACATCACAGCGAATGTCGTGGACAGAAATAATGGACGGATAGTTGTAACAGCATCAACAGTGGAACACGATATCAAGGGATCACTTGAGTGTGGCCGGTCTTGCAATGCCAAGGCTGCAGCAGTTGTTGGAGAGGTGCTGGCTATGCGACTCAGGGTGGAGGGTCTTGAAGAGGGTCAGGGAAGAGGGATTCATGTTGATGTTAACAAGGAAGTAGAAAAGAAAGGCTTTAAAAACCGTACCAAGATATGGGCCATTGTCAATGCTCTTAAAAGCAATGGGATCAAACTTATTCTGGATGATAAGGATGACAATACTAGGTCAAATTACTGA